A portion of the Deinococcota bacterium genome contains these proteins:
- the ftsA gene encoding cell division protein FtsA, protein MTDGRIIVGLDIGTTKICTVIGELASDGVLDIIGEGTVPSDGLRKGVVVNLERTIASVRQSIAAAERVAGVEVTSAWIGIAGSHLKAFNSHGMAAIRRGQEISRGDVERTVENARAIPLEANMEVIHVIPQEYVVDGQDGIKDPIGMSGVRLEVDVHIVAGAQGPLQNLKRCSRDAGAEVEGVVVQALASGLAVLDASERDVTTVLIDIGGGTTDVGVFRRGNLAHSAVIPLGGDHITQDISQLLRIPPDEAERVKKKYGVALPEQADREVALEVSHPNYTASLSTFELAQVIKPRVVEILDLVKRNIEQRMGAMELLAGNVVITGGASLMPGLDGLAAERFRLPVRTGKPLGVSGLVDVVASPAHATAVGLVRYGMRQQLPVPSKRALPGEGFSLPTWFGNIRNILKDFF, encoded by the coding sequence CGATATCGGCACGACGAAGATCTGCACGGTCATCGGCGAGCTCGCCAGCGACGGCGTCCTGGACATCATCGGCGAGGGCACGGTGCCCAGCGACGGCCTGCGCAAGGGCGTGGTGGTCAACTTGGAGCGCACCATCGCCTCGGTGCGCCAGTCGATCGCCGCCGCCGAGCGGGTGGCCGGCGTCGAGGTCACAAGCGCCTGGATCGGCATCGCCGGCTCGCACCTCAAGGCCTTCAACTCGCACGGCATGGCGGCCATCCGCCGCGGCCAGGAGATCAGCCGCGGTGACGTCGAGCGGACCGTCGAAAACGCGCGGGCGATTCCTCTGGAGGCCAATATGGAGGTCATCCACGTCATCCCCCAGGAGTACGTGGTCGACGGCCAGGATGGCATCAAGGACCCGATCGGCATGTCGGGCGTGAGACTCGAAGTGGACGTTCACATCGTCGCCGGCGCCCAGGGGCCGCTGCAGAACTTGAAGCGCTGCTCGCGCGACGCGGGCGCCGAGGTCGAGGGCGTGGTGGTCCAGGCGCTGGCCTCGGGCTTGGCGGTCTTAGACGCCTCCGAGCGCGACGTCACCACGGTCCTTATCGACATCGGCGGCGGCACCACCGACGTGGGCGTGTTCCGGCGCGGCAACTTAGCGCACTCGGCGGTGATTCCGCTGGGCGGCGACCACATCACCCAGGACATCTCCCAGCTCCTACGGATCCCTCCCGACGAGGCCGAGCGGGTCAAGAAAAAGTACGGCGTGGCCCTGCCCGAGCAGGCCGACCGCGAGGTGGCCCTGGAGGTCTCGCATCCCAACTACACCGCCTCCTTGTCCACCTTCGAGCTCGCCCAGGTCATCAAGCCGCGGGTCGTCGAGATCCTGGATCTGGTCAAGCGCAACATCGAGCAGCGCATGGGCGCGATGGAACTCTTGGCCGGCAACGTGGTCATCACCGGCGGCGCCTCCCTGATGCCCGGTTTGGACGGGCTCGCCGCGGAACGCTTCAGGCTGCCGGTGCGCACCGGCAAGCCGCTCGGCGTCTCGGGTCTGGTCGACGTCGTCGCCAGCCCGGCTCACGCCACGGCGGTGGGCCTGGTGCGCTACGGCATGCGCCAACAGCTGCCCGTACCCAGCAAGCGTGCCTTACCGGGCGAGGGCTTCAGCCTGCCGACCTGGTTCGGCAATATCCGCAATATCTTGAAGGATTTCTTCTAG